In a single window of the Rhodamnia argentea isolate NSW1041297 chromosome 2, ASM2092103v1, whole genome shotgun sequence genome:
- the LOC115751638 gene encoding NAC domain-containing protein 101-like isoform X2 — protein MCPPVVAPSLADMNECRTYEELFVFMFCMAEGYFVPANVITDVNPFNCLPETLLENIWYFMNSMENKGVEGGLWDPSGEPREVFGDASINGWQETYQFYEGQGSDVKKTDWLMLEYYMTPKASSEAASAKDAKSLCKVFRGSSSPLSGSEMLQNQMQVDTTSLDIMRRTSSFILPSHPVENLPELDEFDPRDYIELLDLGIPQSPSSSSDNSSCMTMLSDECFDFLDALVDLEAESGDHEERKDAGCDLVAQAAISGLPLEERPSENTRDGKAVNKDSSPPLTLDSRSSELSNISLAPSADGRNKTDGRLKKLKRKYLPASSSQSSDGSNSSRAPSPGPGGRAKTNGTLKKLQKKCLCFMPF, from the exons ATGTGTCCTCCAGTTGTCGCCCCTTCTCTGGCCGATATGAATGAATGCCGCACGTATGAGGAGCTCTTCGTGTTCATGTTTTGCATGGCTGAGGGATACTTTGTTCCAGCAAATGTGATAACAGATGTGAACCCTTTCAACTGTCTGCCTGAAACTTTGCTAG AAAACATATGGTATTTCATGAACTCAATGGAGAACAAAGGGGTAGAAGGCGGATTATGGGATCCTAGTGGAGAACCCCGTGAGGTATTTGGGGATGCTTCCATCAATGGTTGGCAAGAAACTTATCAATTCTATGAAGGACAAGGCTCGGATGTTAAGAAAACTGATTGGTTGATGCTGGAGTACTATATGACTCCGAAGGCGTCAAGTGAAGCTGCTTCGGCAAAG GATGCTAAGTCGCTTTGCAAAGTCTTCCGCGGTAGCAGCTCGCCACTATCTGGCAGTGAGATGCTGCAAAATCAGATGCAG GTTGACACCACTTCCCTCGATATTATGCGACGCACATCCAGTTTTATCCTTCCTAGTCATCCTGTTGAAAATCTGCCTGAGTTGGATGAGTTTGATCCGCGTGACTACATAGAATTGCTGGACCTTGGCATCCCACAATCGCCTTCTTCCAGTTCAGATAATTCAAGCTGCATGACCATGTTGTCAGATGAATGCTTTGATTTTCTGGACGCATTGGTGGATTTAGAAGCTGAAAGTGGAGATCATGAAGAGCGTAAGGATGCTGGTTGCGACCTTGTTGCCCAAGCAGCAATTTCAG GATTGCCGCTTGAAGAGAGACCTTCAGAGAATACCAGAGATGGCAAAGCCGTCAACAAGGACAGCAGTCCACCATTGACTCTGGATTCTCGGAGCAGCGAACTGTCCAACATTAGCCTGGCACCGTCTGCTGATGGAAGAAACAAGACAGATGGAAGGTTGAAGAAGCTTAAGAGGAAGTACCTCCCGGCATCGAGTTCCCAGAGCAGCGATGGGTCAAACAGCAGCCGAGCGCCTTCTCCTGGTCCTGGTGGAAGAGCGAAGACCAATGGAACATTGAAGAAGCTCCAGAAGAAGTGCCTGTGCTTCATGCCATTCTAG
- the LOC115751638 gene encoding NAC domain-containing protein 101-like isoform X1, with protein MCPPVVAPSLADMNECRTYEELFVFMFCMAEGYFVPANVITDVNPFNCLPETLLENIWYFMNSMENKGVEGGLWDPSGEPREVFGDASINGWQETYQFYEGQGSDVKKTDWLMLEYYMTPKASSEAASAKFGLNFVQDAKSLCKVFRGSSSPLSGSEMLQNQMQVDTTSLDIMRRTSSFILPSHPVENLPELDEFDPRDYIELLDLGIPQSPSSSSDNSSCMTMLSDECFDFLDALVDLEAESGDHEERKDAGCDLVAQAAISGLPLEERPSENTRDGKAVNKDSSPPLTLDSRSSELSNISLAPSADGRNKTDGRLKKLKRKYLPASSSQSSDGSNSSRAPSPGPGGRAKTNGTLKKLQKKCLCFMPF; from the exons ATGTGTCCTCCAGTTGTCGCCCCTTCTCTGGCCGATATGAATGAATGCCGCACGTATGAGGAGCTCTTCGTGTTCATGTTTTGCATGGCTGAGGGATACTTTGTTCCAGCAAATGTGATAACAGATGTGAACCCTTTCAACTGTCTGCCTGAAACTTTGCTAG AAAACATATGGTATTTCATGAACTCAATGGAGAACAAAGGGGTAGAAGGCGGATTATGGGATCCTAGTGGAGAACCCCGTGAGGTATTTGGGGATGCTTCCATCAATGGTTGGCAAGAAACTTATCAATTCTATGAAGGACAAGGCTCGGATGTTAAGAAAACTGATTGGTTGATGCTGGAGTACTATATGACTCCGAAGGCGTCAAGTGAAGCTGCTTCGGCAAAG TTTGGGTTGAATTTTGTGCAGGATGCTAAGTCGCTTTGCAAAGTCTTCCGCGGTAGCAGCTCGCCACTATCTGGCAGTGAGATGCTGCAAAATCAGATGCAG GTTGACACCACTTCCCTCGATATTATGCGACGCACATCCAGTTTTATCCTTCCTAGTCATCCTGTTGAAAATCTGCCTGAGTTGGATGAGTTTGATCCGCGTGACTACATAGAATTGCTGGACCTTGGCATCCCACAATCGCCTTCTTCCAGTTCAGATAATTCAAGCTGCATGACCATGTTGTCAGATGAATGCTTTGATTTTCTGGACGCATTGGTGGATTTAGAAGCTGAAAGTGGAGATCATGAAGAGCGTAAGGATGCTGGTTGCGACCTTGTTGCCCAAGCAGCAATTTCAG GATTGCCGCTTGAAGAGAGACCTTCAGAGAATACCAGAGATGGCAAAGCCGTCAACAAGGACAGCAGTCCACCATTGACTCTGGATTCTCGGAGCAGCGAACTGTCCAACATTAGCCTGGCACCGTCTGCTGATGGAAGAAACAAGACAGATGGAAGGTTGAAGAAGCTTAAGAGGAAGTACCTCCCGGCATCGAGTTCCCAGAGCAGCGATGGGTCAAACAGCAGCCGAGCGCCTTCTCCTGGTCCTGGTGGAAGAGCGAAGACCAATGGAACATTGAAGAAGCTCCAGAAGAAGTGCCTGTGCTTCATGCCATTCTAG
- the LOC115751637 gene encoding methyltransferase-like protein 2 → MDNESEPRRNLPLFLESGVYRFEDSNAVFVDPVRALNRSLTRFSISPSAYYSRFFESNPCDVANGGPNGRKRKRRAKKPVVLNDRERVAAQRHQDARPYLVKAHESLLGATELRSFMLKMRGELAITEDRKSLPPGVPPSFIELGRLWQAPLYEMTLNFLQEKLTGDGGPLIIHSKEQKVLPIFDNLVHNETKDDSVAEFLGSQYVIPRESCFYMSDLQQIRKMIPVECDARFHLIVIDPPWENGSAQQKLRYPTLPNKYMLALPVQQLAHREGALVALWVTNREKLRNFIEKELFPAWGVKFLATFYWLKVKSDGSLICDLDLFHHRPYECILLGFCDKEDMEPRDLARLSNIQDKRVLISVPGEYSRKPPLEELVLEYIPGTKPARCVELFARDMRAGWFSWGNEPLHFQELRYFQKRDADDV, encoded by the exons ATGGACAACGAATCGGAGCCTCGTCGGAACCTCCCTCTGTTCCTGGAATCCGGTGTTTACCGATTCGAGGATTCCAACGCAGTCTTCGTGGACCCCGTTCGCGCTCTGAACCGCTCTCTTACACGGTTCAGCATCTCTCCTTCCGCGTACTACTCTCGTTTCTTCGAGTCCAATCCTTGCGACGTCGCTAATGGCGGTCCGAATGGGAGGAAGCGGAAGCGCAGGGCGAAGAAGCCTGTCGTCCTCAACGACCGCGAACGAGTCGCCGCTCAGCGTCACCAG GATGCGAGGCCATATTTGGTCAAGGCGCATGAATCTTTACTTGGAGCTACTGAGCTAAGGTCTTTCATGTTGAAGATGAGGGGGGAACTCGCCATCACAGAAGACCGAAAATCGTTGCCGCCTGGTGTTCCGCCATCATTTATTGAACTCGGGAGGCTCTGGCAAGCTCCTTTGTATGAGATGACGCTCAACTTCTTGCAAGAAAAGCTGACCGGAGATGGAG GTCCCTTGATCATTCACAGCAAAGAGCAAAAAGTGCTTCCTATATTCGATAACTTAGTTCATAACGAAACAAAGGATGATTCAGTGGCTGAGTTCCTTGGCAGTCAATATGTCATTCCAAGAGAAAGTTGCTTCTACATG TCCGACCTGCAGCAGATTCGCAAAATGATTCCAG TTGAGTGTGATGCTCGTTTCCATCTTATAGTGATAGATCCACCATGGGAAAATGGTAGTGCCCAGCAGAAGTTGAG ATATCCAACTTTGCCTAATAAATATATGTTAGCCCTACCTGTTCAGCAACTTGCTCATAGAGAAGGAGCCCTTGTTGCCTTGTGGGTGACTAACAGGGAGAAGCTCCGTAATTTCATTGAGAAAGAGCTATTTCCTGCATGGGGAGTCAAATTTTTAGCAACTTTTTACTGGTTAAag GTGAAATCTGATGGATCTTTGATTTGTGACTTGGACCTATTCCATCACAGGCCATATGAATGCATTCTCTTGGGCTTCTGCGACAAGGAG GACATGGAACCTAGAGATCTGGCAAGATTAAGTAATATTCAAGATAAAAGAGTATTGATTAGTGTGCCTGGGGAGTACTCAAGGAAGCCCCCACTAGAAG AGCTAGTTCTCGAGTACATTCCAGGGACCAAGCCAGCGCGATGTGTTGAATTATTTGCTAGAGACATGAGGGCTGGATGGTTTTCTTGGGGGAATGAGCCACTGCACTTTCAAGAGCTGAGATATTTTCAGAAGAGAGATGCAGATGATGTCTGA